One part of the Homo sapiens chromosome 19, GRCh38.p14 Primary Assembly genome encodes these proteins:
- the ZSCAN5A gene encoding zinc finger and SCAN domain-containing protein 5A isoform c (isoform c is encoded by transcript variant 20): MAANCTSSWSLGESCNRPGLELPRSMASSETQLGNHDVDPEISHVNFRMFSCPKESDPIQALRKLTELCHLWLRPDLHTKEQILDMLVMEQFMISMPQELQVLVMMNGVQSCKDLEDLLRNNRRPKKWSVVTFHGKEYIVQDSDIEMAEAPSSVRDDLKDVSSQRASSVNQMRPGEGQAHRELQILPRVPALSRRQGEDFLLHKSIDVTGDPKSLRPKQTLEKDLKENREENPGLTSPEPQLPKSPNLVRAKEGKDPPKIASVENVDADTPSACVVEREASTHSGNRGDALNLSSPKRSKPDASSISQEEPQGEATPVGNRESPGQAGMNSIHSPGPASPVSHPDGQEAKALPPFACDVCEKRFTCNSKLVIHKRSHTGERLFQCNLCGKRFMQLISLQFHQRTHTGERPYTCDVCQKQFTQKSYLKCHKRSHTGEKPFECKDCKKVFTYRGSLKEHQRIHSGEKPYKCSKCPRAFSRLKLLRRHQKTHPEATSQ, from the exons ATGGCTGCAAATTGCACATCCTCATGGAGTCTAGGAGAATCCTGCAACAGACCTGGGTTGGAGCTGCCACGGTCTATGGCATCCTCAGAAACTCAACTTGGAAATCACGACGTGGACCCTGAGATTTCTCACGTGAACTTCAGGATGTTCAGCTGCCCGAAGGAGTCGGACCCCATCCAGGCTCTGAGGAAACTCACTGAGCTGTGCCATCTGTGGCTGAGGCCCGACCTCCACACCAAAGAGCAGATCCTGGACATGCTGGTGATGGAGCAGTTCATGATCTCCATGCCCCAGGAGCTCCAGGTCTTAGTCATGATGAACGGTGTGCAGAGCTGCAAAGACCTGGAGGACCTGCTACGAAATAACAGAAGACCCAAGAAATGG TCTGTGGTCACCTTCCACGGAAAGGAATATATTGTGCAGGACTCAGATATCGAGATGGCTGAAGCCCCCTCCAGTGTCAGAGATGATCTGAAAGACGTGTCCAGCCAACGGGCCTCCTCGGTGAACCAGATGCGTCCAGGGGAAGGCCAGGCCCACCGAGAGCTGCAGATCCTGCCCAGGGTCCCTGCATTGTCCAGGAGGCAG GGAGAGGACTTTCTGCTACACAAGAGTATTGACGTAACAGGTGACCCAAAGTCTCTGAGACCCAAGCAGACCTTGGAGAAGGATCTGAAGGAAAACAGGGAAGAGAACCCAGGACTGACATCCCCagagcctcagcttccaaagAGTCCCA ATCTGGTGAGAGCAAAGGAGGGGAAGGACCCCCCAAAAATAGCCTCTGTGGAAAATGTGGATGCTGACACACCTTCTGCCTGCGTTGTGGAGAGAGAAGCTTCGACTCACAGCGGGAACAGAGGAGACGCTCTGAATCTGAGCAGTCCCAAAAGAAGCAAACCAGATGCCTCCTCCATTTCCCAAGAAGAGCCTCAAGGAGAAGCCACACCTGTGGGCAACAGAGAATCCCCGGGACAAGCTGGGATGAATTCAATTCATTCCCCAGGCCCTGCGAGCCCAGTCAGTCACCCGGATGGCCAAGAAGCCAAGGCACTGCCGCCCTTTGCATGTGACGTGTGCGAGAAGAGGTTTACGTGTAATTCCAAGCTAGTCATCCACAAGAGATCACACACAGGCGAGAGACTCTTTCAATGTAATCTCTGTGGGAAGCGCTTCATGCAGCTTATTAGCCTCCAATTTCACCAGCGAACCCACACTGGCGAGAGGCCCTACACGTGTGACGTCTGCCAGAAGCAGTTCACCCAGAAGTCCTACTTGAAGTGTCACAAGAGAAGCCACACAGGGGAGAAGCCCTTCGAATGTAAAGACTGCAAGAAAGTTTTCACCTACAGGGGGAGCCTGAAGGAGCACCAGCGCATCCACTccggagagaaaccctacaaatgttcCAAGTGTCCAAGAGCCTTCAGTCGGCTGAAATTGTTAAGACGCCACCAGAAAACACATCCAGAAGCTACTTCTCAGTGA
- the ZSCAN5A gene encoding zinc finger and SCAN domain-containing protein 5A isoform b (isoform b is encoded by transcript variant 22) encodes MAANCTSSWSLGESCNRPGLELPRSMASSETQLGNHDVDPEISHVNFRMFSCPKESDPIQALRKLTELCHLWLRPDLHTKEQILDMLVMEQFMISMPQELQVLVMMNGVQSCKDLEDLLRNNRRPKKWSVVTFHGKEYIVQDSDIEMAEAPSSVRDDLKDVSSQRASSVNQMRPGEGQAHRELQILPRVPALSRRQGEDFLLHKSIDVTGDPKSLRPKQTLEKDLKENREENPGLTSPEPQLPKSPTDLVRAKEGKDPPKIASVENVDADTPSACVVEREASTHSGNRGDALNLSSPKRSKPDASSISQEEPQGEATPVGNRESPGQAGMNSIHSPGPASPVSHPDGQEAKALPPFACDVCEKRFTCNSKLVIHKRSHTGERLFQCNLCGKRFMQLISLQFHQRTHTGERPYTCDVCQKQFTQKSYLKCHKRSHTGEKPFECKDCKKVFTYRGSLKEHQRIHSGEKPYKCSKCPRAFSRLKLLRRHQKTHPEATSQ; translated from the exons ATGGCTGCAAATTGCACATCCTCATGGAGTCTAGGAGAATCCTGCAACAGACCTGGGTTGGAGCTGCCACGGTCTATGGCATCCTCAGAAACTCAACTTGGAAATCACGACGTGGACCCTGAGATTTCTCACGTGAACTTCAGGATGTTCAGCTGCCCGAAGGAGTCGGACCCCATCCAGGCTCTGAGGAAACTCACTGAGCTGTGCCATCTGTGGCTGAGGCCCGACCTCCACACCAAAGAGCAGATCCTGGACATGCTGGTGATGGAGCAGTTCATGATCTCCATGCCCCAGGAGCTCCAGGTCTTAGTCATGATGAACGGTGTGCAGAGCTGCAAAGACCTGGAGGACCTGCTACGAAATAACAGAAGACCCAAGAAATGG TCTGTGGTCACCTTCCACGGAAAGGAATATATTGTGCAGGACTCAGATATCGAGATGGCTGAAGCCCCCTCCAGTGTCAGAGATGATCTGAAAGACGTGTCCAGCCAACGGGCCTCCTCGGTGAACCAGATGCGTCCAGGGGAAGGCCAGGCCCACCGAGAGCTGCAGATCCTGCCCAGGGTCCCTGCATTGTCCAGGAGGCAG GGAGAGGACTTTCTGCTACACAAGAGTATTGACGTAACAGGTGACCCAAAGTCTCTGAGACCCAAGCAGACCTTGGAGAAGGATCTGAAGGAAAACAGGGAAGAGAACCCAGGACTGACATCCCCagagcctcagcttccaaagAGTCCCA CAGATCTGGTGAGAGCAAAGGAGGGGAAGGACCCCCCAAAAATAGCCTCTGTGGAAAATGTGGATGCTGACACACCTTCTGCCTGCGTTGTGGAGAGAGAAGCTTCGACTCACAGCGGGAACAGAGGAGACGCTCTGAATCTGAGCAGTCCCAAAAGAAGCAAACCAGATGCCTCCTCCATTTCCCAAGAAGAGCCTCAAGGAGAAGCCACACCTGTGGGCAACAGAGAATCCCCGGGACAAGCTGGGATGAATTCAATTCATTCCCCAGGCCCTGCGAGCCCAGTCAGTCACCCGGATGGCCAAGAAGCCAAGGCACTGCCGCCCTTTGCATGTGACGTGTGCGAGAAGAGGTTTACGTGTAATTCCAAGCTAGTCATCCACAAGAGATCACACACAGGCGAGAGACTCTTTCAATGTAATCTCTGTGGGAAGCGCTTCATGCAGCTTATTAGCCTCCAATTTCACCAGCGAACCCACACTGGCGAGAGGCCCTACACGTGTGACGTCTGCCAGAAGCAGTTCACCCAGAAGTCCTACTTGAAGTGTCACAAGAGAAGCCACACAGGGGAGAAGCCCTTCGAATGTAAAGACTGCAAGAAAGTTTTCACCTACAGGGGGAGCCTGAAGGAGCACCAGCGCATCCACTccggagagaaaccctacaaatgttcCAAGTGTCCAAGAGCCTTCAGTCGGCTGAAATTGTTAAGACGCCACCAGAAAACACATCCAGAAGCTACTTCTCAGTGA
- the ZSCAN5C gene encoding zinc finger and SCAN domain-containing protein 5C, giving the protein MAANCTSSWSLGESCNSPGSEPPQSMPSPATQLGNHDSDPETCHVNFRMFSCPKESDPIQALRKLTELCHLWLRPDLHTKEQILDMLVMEQFMISMPQELQVLVMMNGVQSCKDLEDLLRNNRRPKKWSVVSFLGKEYLMQESDVEMAEAPASVRDDPRHVSSQRTSSVNQMCPEEGQASQELQTLPRVPALFRRQEEDFLLPETTVMKGDPKALRPKPTLEKDLEEDREENPGLTSPEPQLPNSPTGVVGAKEGKEPQKRASVENVDADTPSACVVEREASTHSGSRGDALNLRGLKRSKPDATSISQEEPQGEATPVGNRESPGQAEINPVHSPGPAGPVSHPSGQEVKELLPFACEVCGKRFKYRGKLAVHTRSHTGERLFQCNLCGKRFMQRIGLQFHQRTHTGERPYTCDICQKQFTQKSYLKCHKRSHTGEKPFECKDCKKVFTYKANLKEHQRIHSGEKPHKCSKCPRAFGRPATLRRHQKTHREATSQ; this is encoded by the exons ATGGCTGCAAATTGCACATCCTCATGGAGTCTAGGAGAATCCTGCAACAGCCCTGGGTCAGAGCCACCACAGTCCATGCCATCCCCAGCAACTCAACTTGGAAATCATGACAGTGATCCTGAGACTTGTCACGTGAACTTCAGGATGTTCAGCTGCCCGAAGGAGTCGGACCCCATCCAGGCTCTGAGGAAACTCACTGAGCTGTGCCATCTGTGGCTGAGGCCCGACCTCCACACCAAAGAGCAGATCCTGGACATGCTGGTGATGGAGCAGTTCATGATCTCCATGCCCCAGGAGCTCCAGGTCTTAGTCATGATGAACGGTGTGCAGAGCTGCAAAGACCTGGAGGACCTGCTACGAAATAACAGAAGACCCAAGAAATGG tCTGTAGTCAGTTTTCTTGGCAAGGAATATCTTATGCAGGAATCAGATGTGGAGATGGCTGAAGCCCCCGCCAGTGTCAGAGATGATCCGAGACACGTGTCCAGCCAGCGGACCTCCTCTGTGAACCAGATGTGTCCGGAGGAAGGCCAGGCCAGCCAAGAGCTGCAGACCCTGCCCAGGGTCCCTGCACTGTTCAGGAGGCAG GAAGAGGACTTCCTGCTGCCAGAGACTACTGTCATGAAAGGTGACCCAAAGGCTCTGAGACCCAAGCCGACCTTGGAGAAGGACCtggaggaagacagggaggagaACCCAGGACTTACATCCCCAGAGCCTCAGCTTCCAAACAGTCCCA CAGGGGTGGTGGGAGCAAAGGAGGGGAAGGAACCCCAAAAAAGAGCCTCTGTGGAAAATGTGGATGCTGACACACCTTCTGCCTGCGTTGTGGAGAGAGAAGCTTCGACTCACAGCGGGAGCAGAGGAGACGCTCTGAATCTGAGAGGTCTCAAAAGAAGCAAACCAGACGCCACCTCCATTTCCCAAGAAGAGCCTCAAGGAGAAGCCACACCTGTGGGCAACAGAGAATCCCCGGGACAAGCTGAGATCAATCCAGTTCATTCCCCAGGCCCTGCGGGCCCAGTCAGTCACCCCAGTGGCCAAGAAGTCAAGGAACTGCTGCCCTTTGCATGTGAGGTGTGCGGCAAGAGGTTTAAGTATCGCGGCAAGTTAGCCGTCCACACGAGATCACACACAGGCGAGAGACTCTTTCAGTGTAATCTCTGCGGGAAGCGCTTCATGCAGCGCATAGGCCTGCAATTTCACCAGCGAACCCACACTGGCGAGAGGCCCTACACGTGTGACATCTGCCAGAAGCAGTTCACCCAGAAGTCCTACTTGAAGTGTCACAAGAGAAGCCACACAGGGGAGAAGCCCTTCGAATGTAAAGACTGCAAGAAAGTTTTCACCTACAAGGCAAATCTGAAGGAGCACCAGCGCATCCACTCTGGAGAGAAACCCCACAAATGTTCCAAGTGTCCAAGAGCCTTCGGTCGGCCGGCGACCTTAAGACGCCACCAGAAAACACATCGAGAAGCCACTTCACAGTGA
- the ZSCAN5A gene encoding zinc finger and SCAN domain-containing protein 5A isoform d (isoform d is encoded by transcript variant 16), with translation MIVRPPQPRETSVVTFHGKEYIVQDSDIEMAEAPSSVRDDLKDVSSQRASSVNQMRPGEGQAHRELQILPRVPALSRRQGEDFLLHKSIDVTGDPKSLRPKQTLEKDLKENREENPGLTSPEPQLPKSPTDLVRAKEGKDPPKIASVENVDADTPSACVVEREASTHSGNRGDALNLSSPKRSKPDASSISQEEPQGEATPVGNRESPGQAGMNSIHSPGPASPVSHPDGQEAKALPPFACDVCEKRFTCNSKLVIHKRSHTGERLFQCNLCGKRFMQLISLQFHQRTHTGERPYTCDVCQKQFTQKSYLKCHKRSHTGEKPFECKDCKKVFTYRGSLKEHQRIHSGEKPYKCSKCPRAFSRLKLLRRHQKTHPEATSQ, from the exons TCTGTGGTCACCTTCCACGGAAAGGAATATATTGTGCAGGACTCAGATATCGAGATGGCTGAAGCCCCCTCCAGTGTCAGAGATGATCTGAAAGACGTGTCCAGCCAACGGGCCTCCTCGGTGAACCAGATGCGTCCAGGGGAAGGCCAGGCCCACCGAGAGCTGCAGATCCTGCCCAGGGTCCCTGCATTGTCCAGGAGGCAG GGAGAGGACTTTCTGCTACACAAGAGTATTGACGTAACAGGTGACCCAAAGTCTCTGAGACCCAAGCAGACCTTGGAGAAGGATCTGAAGGAAAACAGGGAAGAGAACCCAGGACTGACATCCCCagagcctcagcttccaaagAGTCCCA CAGATCTGGTGAGAGCAAAGGAGGGGAAGGACCCCCCAAAAATAGCCTCTGTGGAAAATGTGGATGCTGACACACCTTCTGCCTGCGTTGTGGAGAGAGAAGCTTCGACTCACAGCGGGAACAGAGGAGACGCTCTGAATCTGAGCAGTCCCAAAAGAAGCAAACCAGATGCCTCCTCCATTTCCCAAGAAGAGCCTCAAGGAGAAGCCACACCTGTGGGCAACAGAGAATCCCCGGGACAAGCTGGGATGAATTCAATTCATTCCCCAGGCCCTGCGAGCCCAGTCAGTCACCCGGATGGCCAAGAAGCCAAGGCACTGCCGCCCTTTGCATGTGACGTGTGCGAGAAGAGGTTTACGTGTAATTCCAAGCTAGTCATCCACAAGAGATCACACACAGGCGAGAGACTCTTTCAATGTAATCTCTGTGGGAAGCGCTTCATGCAGCTTATTAGCCTCCAATTTCACCAGCGAACCCACACTGGCGAGAGGCCCTACACGTGTGACGTCTGCCAGAAGCAGTTCACCCAGAAGTCCTACTTGAAGTGTCACAAGAGAAGCCACACAGGGGAGAAGCCCTTCGAATGTAAAGACTGCAAGAAAGTTTTCACCTACAGGGGGAGCCTGAAGGAGCACCAGCGCATCCACTccggagagaaaccctacaaatgttcCAAGTGTCCAAGAGCCTTCAGTCGGCTGAAATTGTTAAGACGCCACCAGAAAACACATCCAGAAGCTACTTCTCAGTGA
- the ZSCAN5A gene encoding zinc finger and SCAN domain-containing protein 5A isoform e (isoform e is encoded by transcript variant 17) → MIVRPPQPRETDSDIEMAEAPSSVRDDLKDVSSQRASSVNQMRPGEGQAHRELQILPRVPALSRRQGEDFLLHKSIDVTGDPKSLRPKQTLEKDLKENREENPGLTSPEPQLPKSPTDLVRAKEGKDPPKIASVENVDADTPSACVVEREASTHSGNRGDALNLSSPKRSKPDASSISQEEPQGEATPVGNRESPGQAGMNSIHSPGPASPVSHPDGQEAKALPPFACDVCEKRFTCNSKLVIHKRSHTGERLFQCNLCGKRFMQLISLQFHQRTHTGERPYTCDVCQKQFTQKSYLKCHKRSHTGEKPFECKDCKKVFTYRGSLKEHQRIHSGEKPYKCSKCPRAFSRLKLLRRHQKTHPEATSQ, encoded by the exons GACTCAGATATCGAGATGGCTGAAGCCCCCTCCAGTGTCAGAGATGATCTGAAAGACGTGTCCAGCCAACGGGCCTCCTCGGTGAACCAGATGCGTCCAGGGGAAGGCCAGGCCCACCGAGAGCTGCAGATCCTGCCCAGGGTCCCTGCATTGTCCAGGAGGCAG GGAGAGGACTTTCTGCTACACAAGAGTATTGACGTAACAGGTGACCCAAAGTCTCTGAGACCCAAGCAGACCTTGGAGAAGGATCTGAAGGAAAACAGGGAAGAGAACCCAGGACTGACATCCCCagagcctcagcttccaaagAGTCCCA CAGATCTGGTGAGAGCAAAGGAGGGGAAGGACCCCCCAAAAATAGCCTCTGTGGAAAATGTGGATGCTGACACACCTTCTGCCTGCGTTGTGGAGAGAGAAGCTTCGACTCACAGCGGGAACAGAGGAGACGCTCTGAATCTGAGCAGTCCCAAAAGAAGCAAACCAGATGCCTCCTCCATTTCCCAAGAAGAGCCTCAAGGAGAAGCCACACCTGTGGGCAACAGAGAATCCCCGGGACAAGCTGGGATGAATTCAATTCATTCCCCAGGCCCTGCGAGCCCAGTCAGTCACCCGGATGGCCAAGAAGCCAAGGCACTGCCGCCCTTTGCATGTGACGTGTGCGAGAAGAGGTTTACGTGTAATTCCAAGCTAGTCATCCACAAGAGATCACACACAGGCGAGAGACTCTTTCAATGTAATCTCTGTGGGAAGCGCTTCATGCAGCTTATTAGCCTCCAATTTCACCAGCGAACCCACACTGGCGAGAGGCCCTACACGTGTGACGTCTGCCAGAAGCAGTTCACCCAGAAGTCCTACTTGAAGTGTCACAAGAGAAGCCACACAGGGGAGAAGCCCTTCGAATGTAAAGACTGCAAGAAAGTTTTCACCTACAGGGGGAGCCTGAAGGAGCACCAGCGCATCCACTccggagagaaaccctacaaatgttcCAAGTGTCCAAGAGCCTTCAGTCGGCTGAAATTGTTAAGACGCCACCAGAAAACACATCCAGAAGCTACTTCTCAGTGA
- the ZSCAN5C gene encoding zinc finger and SCAN domain-containing protein 5C isoform X1: MAANCTSSWSLGESCNSPGSEPPQSMPSPATQLGNHDSDPETCHVNFRMFSCPKESDPIQALRKLTELCHLWLRPDLHTKEQILDMLVMEQFMISMPQELQVLVMMNGVQSCKDLEDLLRNNRRPKKWSVVSFLGKEYLMQESDVEMAEAPASVRDDPRHVSSQRTSSVNQMCPEEGQASQELQTLPRVPALFRRQEEDFLLPETTVMKGDPKALRPKPTLEKDLEEDREENPGLTSPEPQLPNSPRVVGAKEGKEPQKRASVENVDADTPSACVVEREASTHSGSRGDALNLRGLKRSKPDATSISQEEPQGEATPVGNRESPGQAEINPVHSPGPAGPVSHPSGQEVKELLPFACEVCGKRFKYRGKLAVHTRSHTGERLFQCNLCGKRFMQRIGLQFHQRTHTGERPYTCDICQKQFTQKSYLKCHKRSHTGEKPFECKDCKKVFTYKANLKEHQRIHSGEKPHKCSKCPRAFGRPATLRRHQKTHREATSQ, from the exons ATGGCTGCAAATTGCACATCCTCATGGAGTCTAGGAGAATCCTGCAACAGCCCTGGGTCAGAGCCACCACAGTCCATGCCATCCCCAGCAACTCAACTTGGAAATCATGACAGTGATCCTGAGACTTGTCACGTGAACTTCAGGATGTTCAGCTGCCCGAAGGAGTCGGACCCCATCCAGGCTCTGAGGAAACTCACTGAGCTGTGCCATCTGTGGCTGAGGCCCGACCTCCACACCAAAGAGCAGATCCTGGACATGCTGGTGATGGAGCAGTTCATGATCTCCATGCCCCAGGAGCTCCAGGTCTTAGTCATGATGAACGGTGTGCAGAGCTGCAAAGACCTGGAGGACCTGCTACGAAATAACAGAAGACCCAAGAAATGG tCTGTAGTCAGTTTTCTTGGCAAGGAATATCTTATGCAGGAATCAGATGTGGAGATGGCTGAAGCCCCCGCCAGTGTCAGAGATGATCCGAGACACGTGTCCAGCCAGCGGACCTCCTCTGTGAACCAGATGTGTCCGGAGGAAGGCCAGGCCAGCCAAGAGCTGCAGACCCTGCCCAGGGTCCCTGCACTGTTCAGGAGGCAG GAAGAGGACTTCCTGCTGCCAGAGACTACTGTCATGAAAGGTGACCCAAAGGCTCTGAGACCCAAGCCGACCTTGGAGAAGGACCtggaggaagacagggaggagaACCCAGGACTTACATCCCCAGAGCCTCAGCTTCCAAACAGTCCCA GGGTGGTGGGAGCAAAGGAGGGGAAGGAACCCCAAAAAAGAGCCTCTGTGGAAAATGTGGATGCTGACACACCTTCTGCCTGCGTTGTGGAGAGAGAAGCTTCGACTCACAGCGGGAGCAGAGGAGACGCTCTGAATCTGAGAGGTCTCAAAAGAAGCAAACCAGACGCCACCTCCATTTCCCAAGAAGAGCCTCAAGGAGAAGCCACACCTGTGGGCAACAGAGAATCCCCGGGACAAGCTGAGATCAATCCAGTTCATTCCCCAGGCCCTGCGGGCCCAGTCAGTCACCCCAGTGGCCAAGAAGTCAAGGAACTGCTGCCCTTTGCATGTGAGGTGTGCGGCAAGAGGTTTAAGTATCGCGGCAAGTTAGCCGTCCACACGAGATCACACACAGGCGAGAGACTCTTTCAGTGTAATCTCTGCGGGAAGCGCTTCATGCAGCGCATAGGCCTGCAATTTCACCAGCGAACCCACACTGGCGAGAGGCCCTACACGTGTGACATCTGCCAGAAGCAGTTCACCCAGAAGTCCTACTTGAAGTGTCACAAGAGAAGCCACACAGGGGAGAAGCCCTTCGAATGTAAAGACTGCAAGAAAGTTTTCACCTACAAGGCAAATCTGAAGGAGCACCAGCGCATCCACTCTGGAGAGAAACCCCACAAATGTTCCAAGTGTCCAAGAGCCTTCGGTCGGCCGGCGACCTTAAGACGCCACCAGAAAACACATCGAGAAGCCACTTCACAGTGA